Part of the Halobellus ruber genome is shown below.
CGCGGTGATGAAGCTCGGCACCATCGGGGTAACGGTCAAGATCATCCCGCCGGGTGCGGAGCTGCCCGACGACTTCGAGATCCGCGAGGACGTCGACGTCGAGCCCGTCGAGCAGGTCGCAGAAAGCGAGGGCGTCGAGGCCCTGCTCGAAGAGGAACCCGAGGAGGTCCCCGAGGCAGGTGCCGAGGACGACGAGGTCGAAGTCCCCGACGAGACGCCCGAGGAGGTCATCGACGAGGACGTCGTCGAGGAGGTCATCGACGAGACCGAAGAGGAGCCGGTCGAAACGGGCGACAGCGATGACGACGACGAAGAGCCCGACCTCGACGACCTCGACGAGGACGTCGAGGCCGAGGCCGAGGAGCTCTTAGACGAGATGGAAGGCGAAGACGAGGAGGACGCCTGACGATGGCGATTCTCTACCCCGAGGAGATCCGTGATATGACCGCCGCCGAGCGGGAGGCCGAACTCGAGGAGCTCGAGACGGAACTCCTGAACGCGCGGGCGGTCCAGGCCGCCGGTGGCGCGCCGGAGAACCCCGGCCGCGTCGGCGAGCTGAAACGGACGATCGCGCGGATCAAGACGATCCAGCAGGAAGAAGGCGACCTCGACGAGAACTAAGTTACGACGATGGCACTGACACCCGAGACACTCACGCGACACGAACTCAACGGCCTCCGCGTGGCCGTCGTCGACGCGCCCAACCCCGACCTCGTCGGGACCGCTGGCCGCGTCGTCGGCGAGACGATGCGGACGCTGCGTGTCGCCGTCGAACCCAGCGCTCCGGGCGACGGAGCGAGCGACGCGTCCGTCGCGGCGTCCCGGGTGAAGCAGGTGCCCAAGCGGGGCTCGACGTTCGAGTTCGAGCTCCCACCGGGCGACGACCCCGAGTGCACAGATGAAGCCGCCGACGTTGCGAAGGCGTCGGGGACCGCGTCCGAACTTCGGTCGGAAACTGCCAGCGGATTGGACGCTGGTCAGTCTGGCCGTTGCCAGGGCGCGGCCTACGTTACGGTGGATGGCACACGGTTGCTCTCACGACCCGCACTGCGGACCGAGAAGCGAGGAGATTCACTATGGCGATAGGACTGAACGTAGAAGAACCGGAGGAGCCGTGCTCCGACGCGAACTGTCCGTTCCACGGGACGCTTTCCGTGCGCGGACAGACGCTCGAAGGAACGGTGGCCTCCACAGATATGGAGAAAACCGTCGTTGTGGAGCGTGAATACGACGTTCACGTGCCCAAGTACGACCGCTACATGAAGCGGCGTAGTCGCATTCCGGCCCACGCACCACCGTGTGTGGACCTCGCGGAGGGCGACACGGTACGCATCGCGGAGACCCGACCGCTGTCGAAGACCAAGGCGCACGTCGTGGTCGAGACCCTCGGAGGTGACGCGTGATGGAGGCACTCAAAGCCGACGTCACGAAGGGCCTCGAACGGGGCTCGCTCATCACCTGCGCGGACAACACTGGCGCACGCCAGTTGAAGGTAATCAGCGTGAAGGGCTCCGGCGGAACCAAGAACCGACACCCCAAAGCGGGCATCGGCGACCAGATCACCGTCTCGGTGACCAAAGGGACGCCCGAGATGCGCCGCCAGGTGCTCCAGGCCGTCGTCGTCCGCCAGCGGAAGCCGATCCGCCGGCCGGACGGGACGCGCGTGAAGTTCGAGGACAACGCCGGCGTCATCATCGACGAGATGGAGGAGCCGCGCGGGACCGAGATCAAGGGCCCCGTCGCGCGTGAGGTTGCAGAGCGCTTCGGGAGCATCGCATCCACGGCGACGATGATCGTATAGTATGAGTGAACAACCACGCAAACAGCGAAACCAGAAACGAAACGCGCCGCTGCACGAGCGGCAGAACGAGGTCCGTGCGACCCTCTCGGAGGACCTCCGCGAGGAGTACGGCCAGCGGAACGTCCGGGTCAACGCCGGGGACACCGTCGAGGTGCTCCGCGGCGACGACGCCGGCACCGAGGCCGAGGTTCTCACGGTCGACCTCCGGGATACGGTTGTTCACGTCGAGGACGTGACCGTCGAGAAGGCCGACGGGGAGGAGGTCCCCCGGCCGCTCGACGCGTCGAACCTCCGCGTGACGGATCTGGACCTCGAGGACGACCGCCGCAAGGAGCGGCTCGAGGAGGACACCGAATGACCCGACATCAGAAGCGACTCTCGGCACCGAACGCCTGGCCCGTCGAGCGGAAGACGGCCACGTTCACCGTCAAGGCCGGCGCGGGCCCGCACGGGGAGGCAGGGGTTCCCCTGGTCGTCCTGCTGCGGGACGTGCTCGGCTACGTCGACTCGACGAAGGAGGCGCGCTACGCCCTCAACGAGGGGTCGGTCCTCGTCAACGGCGACGCCGTCTCCGACGAGCAGCGCCCGGTGGGGATGTTCGACATCCTCGCGTTCACCGAGCGCGAAGAGTACTACCGCGTCTTCCCCCAGGAGGGCGGCCGCCTGGCACTGACGCCGATCGACGCCGAGGCCGCGGGCAGCCGCCTCGGGAAGATCGTCGGCAAACGGCAGGTCGCCGGCGGCGCCACCCAGTTGACGCTGCACGACGGCGAGAACGTCCGGCTCGAGGACGCCGACGTCGACTACGACACGAAGGACTCGCTGGTCGTCGACAACGATTCCGGCGAGATCGTCGCGCACTTCCCCTACGAGGAGGGTGCCTTAGTGACCGCGGTCGACGGGTCGCACTCGGGGGACATCGGCCGGATCGACGAGATCACCGTCACCGCCGGTAGCGGCGACAACACCGTCACCGTCGACACGGACGACGGCGCCTTCGAGACGATCGAGGAGTACGTCGTGGTCATCGACGAGCAGTTCGTCGACGGCGAGGAAGCGGACGAGGCGTCCGCTGACGCGGACGAAGCAGAGTCCGCCGACGGAGGTGACGACGAATGAGCGAGTCGTTCCACGAGATGCGCGAGCCGCAGATCGAGAAG
Proteins encoded:
- a CDS encoding ribonuclease P protein component 1, producing MALTPETLTRHELNGLRVAVVDAPNPDLVGTAGRVVGETMRTLRVAVEPSAPGDGASDASVAASRVKQVPKRGSTFEFELPPGDDPECTDEAADVAKASGTASELRSETASGLDAGQSGRCQGAAYVTVDGTRLLSRPALRTEKRGDSLWR
- a CDS encoding 50S ribosomal protein L14, coding for MEALKADVTKGLERGSLITCADNTGARQLKVISVKGSGGTKNRHPKAGIGDQITVSVTKGTPEMRRQVLQAVVVRQRKPIRRPDGTRVKFEDNAGVIIDEMEEPRGTEIKGPVAREVAERFGSIASTATMIV
- a CDS encoding 30S ribosomal protein S4e; the encoded protein is MTRHQKRLSAPNAWPVERKTATFTVKAGAGPHGEAGVPLVVLLRDVLGYVDSTKEARYALNEGSVLVNGDAVSDEQRPVGMFDILAFTEREEYYRVFPQEGGRLALTPIDAEAAGSRLGKIVGKRQVAGGATQLTLHDGENVRLEDADVDYDTKDSLVVDNDSGEIVAHFPYEEGALVTAVDGSHSGDIGRIDEITVTAGSGDNTVTVDTDDGAFETIEEYVVVIDEQFVDGEEADEASADADEAESADGGDDE
- the rpmC gene encoding 50S ribosomal protein L29, translated to MAILYPEEIRDMTAAEREAELEELETELLNARAVQAAGGAPENPGRVGELKRTIARIKTIQQEEGDLDEN
- a CDS encoding 30S ribosomal protein S17; this encodes MAIGLNVEEPEEPCSDANCPFHGTLSVRGQTLEGTVASTDMEKTVVVEREYDVHVPKYDRYMKRRSRIPAHAPPCVDLAEGDTVRIAETRPLSKTKAHVVVETLGGDA
- the rplX gene encoding 50S ribosomal protein L24; its protein translation is MSEQPRKQRNQKRNAPLHERQNEVRATLSEDLREEYGQRNVRVNAGDTVEVLRGDDAGTEAEVLTVDLRDTVVHVEDVTVEKADGEEVPRPLDASNLRVTDLDLEDDRRKERLEEDTE